In Naumovozyma dairenensis CBS 421 chromosome 2, complete genome, the following are encoded in one genomic region:
- the GCN3 gene encoding translation initiation factor eIF2B subunit alpha (similar to Saccharomyces cerevisiae GCN3 (YKR026C); ancestral locus Anc_1.263) has translation MSDFNITETYLKFLEEDPEMTMPIAAIEALVTLLKVKNPGTAAEMIRTIKTSTEELIQSIPNSVSLRAGCDIFMRFVLRNLHLYGDWESCKQHLIENGQLFVSRAKRSRDKIAKIGIDFITDDDIILVHGFSRAVFSLLKHAAENLIRFRCVVTESRPTLQGTQLYSLLEEKGIPVTMVVDSAVGTVIDKVDKVFVGAEGVAESGGIINIVGTYSVGVLAQNARKPFYVVTESHKFVRMFPLSSNDLPINGEFLDFTRRKDDSQEALRGPIIDYTAQEYITALITDLGVLTPSAVSEELIKMWYD, from the coding sequence ATGAGTGATTTTAATATTACCGAAACTTATTTAAAGtttcttgaagaagatCCAGAAATGACTATGCCCATAGCGGCTATCGAAGCCTTAGTTACATTATTAAAGGTTAAAAATCCAGGAACCGCGGCAGAAATGATAAGAACCATTAAGACTTCTACGGAAGAACTAATTCAATCCATTCCTAATTCTGTTTCATTAAGAGCAGGTTGTGATATCTTTATGAGATTTGTATTGAGAAATTTACATCTTTACGGTGACTGGGAAAGTTGTAAACAACatcttattgaaaatggtCAATTATTCGTATCAAGGGCAAAGAGATCTCGTGATAAGATTGCTAAGATTGGGATAGATTTTAttactgatgatgatattattttagttCATGGGTTTTCAAGAGCTGtcttttctcttttaaAACATGCTGCTGAGAATTTAATTAGATTTAGATGTGTAGTGACAGAATCCAGACCGACTTTGCAAGGTACCCAATTATACTCCCtattagaagaaaaaggtATACCTGTGACCATGGTTGTAGATAGTGCAGTCGGGACTGTCATTGATAAAGTTGATAAAGTATTTGTTGGTGCTGAAGGTGTCGCAGAAAGTGGAGGTATCATTAATATAGTAGGGACTTATTCAGTAGGTGTATTAGCTCAAAATGCTAGGAAACCTTTTTACGTTGTCACAGAGAGTCATAAATTTGTTCGTATGTTCCCATTATCTTCTAATGATTTACCAATAAATGGGGAATTTTTAGATTTCACTCGTCGTAAGGATGATTCACAAGAGGCCTTACGTGGTCCAATAATTGATTATACTGcacaagaatatattacCGCTTTGATTACAGATTTGGGTGTTCTGACGCCTAGTGCCGTTTCTGAAGAATTGATTAAAATGTGGTATGATTAA
- the NTR2 gene encoding Ntr2p (similar to Saccharomyces cerevisiae NTR2 (YKR022C); ancestral locus Anc_1.278) yields the protein MQKRNKIKLHFSNGDDVNDNSENTDLLPKFGASKVKPSFLEHDDEDDDDDEGDYEDKLSPIIFKKNKNKISFNDQSSSSEPVVRTQYSGIFNQRKRIPENNGERKVEQDIRILNLEDMSDEEEEVELSDDEDDNNPDILNKSRIEEIKKQREKNRRMYGSFNSNGKLKEKEYVKLLDKDDKLELMDMIKKNGGVQKRNEKDMLDDGFAMHEFEDEQLGLTEKELQLQKDKKRENIRRALGTESGSDSNGENWETNIVSKVVGGDILKDTYAMQLPILLRDNEFEEDSLSSELFKTKLETKKVRLQLTGMKKEKESLDNKRDILLSKLNDLVTGLE from the coding sequence ATGCAAAAAAGGAATAAAATCAAACTTCATTTTTCCAATGGCGATGATGTTAATGACAATTCTGAGAACACAGATTTGTTGCCTAAATTTGGAGCTTCAAAGGTAAAACCAAGCTTTCTAGAgcatgatgatgaagacgaCGACGACGACGAAGGCGATTATGAAGATAAGTTATCACCtattatctttaaaaaaaacaagaataaGATTTCCTTTAATGATCAATCCTCTAGTTCTGAACCGGTTGTTCGAACGCAATATAGTGGTATCTTCaatcaaagaaagagaaTCCCTGAGAATAATGGTGAAAGGAAGGTAGAACAAGATATTCGTATTTTGAATCTTGAAGATATGTctgacgaagaagaagaagtagaaCTTTCAGACGATGAGGATGATAATAATCctgatattttgaataagtCACGGATTGAAGAGATCAAAAaacaaagagaaaaaaatcgTCGAATGTATGgatcatttaattcaaatGGCAAACTTAAAGAGAAAGAGTACGTCAAGTTATtggataaagatgataaattagaaTTGATGGATATGATTAAGAAGAATGGTGGTGTTCAGAAAAGGAATGAGAAAGATATGTTAGATGATGGTTTTGCAATGCATGAGtttgaagatgaacaaTTAGGTTTAACAGAGAAAGAGttacaattacaaaaggaTAAGAAAAGAGAGAATATACGGCGTGCTTTAGGTACAGAATCTGGTTCAGATTCGAATGGTGAAAATTGGGAGACAAATATAGTCAGTAAAGTTGTTGGCGGTGATATTCTTAAAGATACATATGCTATGCAATTACCGATACTATTACgtgataatgaatttgaagaagacaGTTTATCATCAGAGCTTTTCAAAACTAAGTTAGAGACGAAAAAGGTTCGTTTACAATTAACTGgaatgaaaaaagaaaaagagtCGCTTGATAATAAACGTGATATTTTATTGtcaaaattgaatgatttgGTAACTGGATTAGAATGA
- the SAP190 gene encoding Sap190p (similar to Saccharomyces cerevisiae SAP185 (YJL098W) and SAP190 (YKR028W); ancestral locus Anc_1.268), translated as MSGSFWKFGQDYSIESPISKLLNKAFIKIQPNDTNVNSFDNNTELQSEKDSGVTENAKEVSHDNEQEEPLPTDEAEYINYKPNLNILNELLDDEELYTELMCSNFKLLIYLKYPEVLTKLVEYVTSETILKEPVEPTTEAEIAEELIESAIVVDPSESEGEDTERENDPFLKVSRQSTQDDASSDISAETSVTVPPESEEQIDTRRARVAAEVLSADVWSLSSAIIENQSLLSKLWSIMDHEAPLSVAASTYFMKINERLLDMDITGMLQCILNLDTLVDRFLTHVDNPSLMDFLLKVISTDKPEAPTGVLNQLKEQDLIPKLLDRLDTNYSVATQSAAGDFLKAFVTLSANSNNELASGIGPNELTRQLVSPKMMEKLIQIMLKGGTSLSNGVGIIIELIRKNNSDYDFVQVIYTTLQSHPPNDRDPIHLIHMIKLFAKYMPQFNEMLIKRKLPQLETAFGEIEPLGFERFKICELVAELLHCSNMTLLNELEGEAIVKERDDERELQIRANDNNNVVVATDDEINTNGKEVTGKLNNLELSNGEPEKETEEEENAGEQAEDADDSKMGDANEDIENAEIYNETLSDSEETERSLRENSVPGDQLKIALQDTEIIKTILNMFFQFEWNNFLHNVVFDIVQQIFNGPLKTGYNRFLLTDLLTKTKITHMVIEGNRRCEEQTRKTGLRTGYMGHLVLIAEEIAKFIEYIDEMKVSFTNPAVVASFNEPSWINYVDTILTDTREKYNTVLGDFVNEQEENNTLLQDSLPEDPIDNNMEEDEANDESTNHINSGNIDLYYNYDYDNDNDSQHDDEDSADIDDEERMSSDGSLEYHDASSSPLSDSHVLEDDDLKDKSQEILEEDDKFSKYMSHHLGKGFTDTYDVIGTNSQGLTEEDWNSHGTKKNMTGIQHEKGSKENSAYMDSTIPSNDFTARTKHYSEPELQDDESSDDSSPELDDEDDMIIDDEDDDTGEYSLCRTRSKENIYMS; from the coding sequence ATGTCCGGttcattttggaaatttggACAAGATTATTCCATCGAATCACCGATATCGAAACTATTAAACAAAGCATTCATAAAGATTCAACCAAATGATACTAATGTAAATAGCttcgataataatactgaATTGCAATCTGAAAAGGATTCAGGTGTTACTGAAAATGCAAAGGAAGTGTCACATGATAATGAGCAAGAAGAACCACTCCCAACAGATGAAGCAGAATATATCAACTACAAGCCAAActtgaatatattgaacGAATTACTAGATGACGAAGAACTTTACACTGAATTAATGTGttctaattttaaattattgatatatttgaaatatccTGAAGTTTTAACTAAATTAGTGGAATATGTTACAAGCGAAACTATACTTAAGGAACCAGTAGAACCCACAACAGAGGCTGAAATTGCTGAAGAATTAATCGAAAGTGCCATTGTAGTTGACCCCTCAGAAAGTGAAGGAGAAGATACAGAAAGGGAAAATGACCCATTTCTTAAGGTTAGCCGTCAATCCACACAAGATGATGCTAGTTCGGATATCTCTGCTGAAACGAGTGTCACTGTCCCACCTGAATCTGAAGAACAAATAGATACAAGAAGAGCTCGTGTTGCAGCTGAAGTCTTATCTGCCGATGTATGGTCTTTATCTTCCGCCATAATAGAAAATCagtcattattatctaaaCTGTGGTCCATAATGGATCATGAAGCACCCTTATCAGTCGCCGCATCTACATATTTTAtgaaaatcaatgaaagaTTGTTAGACATGGATATAACAGGAATGTTACAATGTATTTTAAATCTGGATACCCTAGTTGATAGATTTTTGACTCATGTGGATAACCCTTCACTAATGGATTTTCTACTTAAAGTCATATCAACTGATAAACCAGAAGCCCCAACAGGTGTGCTTAACCAATTGAAAGAGCAAGATCTAATCCCTAAACTTCTAGATCGATTAGATACCAACTATTCTGTTGCTACACAATCCGCAGCTGGTGATTTCTTAAAGGCATTCGTCACATTAAGTGCGAATTCCAACAATGAATTAGCATCAGGAATTGGTCCCAATGAATTAACAAGACAGTTAGTCTCCCCTAAGATGATGGAGaaattaattcaaataatgttgAAAGGTGGCACATCATTAAGTAACGGTGTTGGtataataattgaattaattaggaaaaataattcagaTTATGATTTCGTTCAAGTTATATATACCACTTTACAATCACATCCTCCAAATGATAGAGATCCTATTCATTTAATCCATATGATTAAATTGTTTGCTAAATACATGCCtcaattcaatgaaatgTTAATTAAACGTAAGTTACCACAATTGGAAACTGCCTTTGGGGAAATTGAACCCCTTGGGTTTGAAAGGTTTAAAATCTGTGAATTGGTAGCAGAATTATTACATTGCTCTAACATGACTTTATTAAACGAATTAGAAGGTGAAGCCATAGTTAAAGAACGTGATGATGAAAGAGAATTGCAAATCCGTGcgaatgataataataacgtaGTTGTTGCcacagatgatgaaattaatacTAATGGTAAAGAAGTCACTGGGAAATTGAATAACCTTGAGTTGAGTAATGGTGAGCCTGAGAAGGAGACGgaggaggaagaaaatGCAGGGGAACAAGCTGAAGATGCTGATGATAGTAAAATGGGTGATGCTAACGAAGATATTGAGAATGCTGAAATCTACAATGAAACTCTTTCAGATTCCGAAGAAACAGAACGTTCATTACGTGAAAACTCTGTCCCAGGTGATCAATTAAAGATAGCGTTACAAGATACAGAAATTATAAAGACAATTCTTAACATgtttttccaatttgaaTGGAACAATTTCTTACATAACGTTGTCTTTGACATTGTACAACAAATCTTTAATGGTCCATTGAAAACCGGATATAATAGATTTCTACTGACAGACCTTTTAACAAAAACTAAAATTACACATATGGTAATAGAAGGAAACAGGAGATGTGAAGaacaaacaagaaaaacaGGGTTGCGTACTGGTTATATGGGCCATCTAGTACTAATAGCGGAGGAGATTGccaaatttattgaatatatagatGAAATGAAAGTTTCTTTCACTAACCCTGCAGTGGTAGCTTCCTTTAACGAACCTTCTTGGATAAACTATGTCGACACAATATTAACTGATACCAGAgagaaatataatacagTCTTGGGTGATTTTGttaatgaacaagaagaaaacaatacTCTTCTCCAAGATTCTCTACCAGAAGATCcaattgataataacatggaagaagatgaagctAATGATGAAAGTACAAATCACATAAATTCCGGCAACATAGATCTTTATTACAATTACGattatgataatgataatgatagtCAACATGATGACGAGGATTCAgctgatattgatgatgaagaaagaatGAGCAGCGATGGTTCATTGGAATATCATGATGCTTCCTCTTCACCATTATCTGATTCTCATGTCCTTGAAGACGATGatttaaaagataaaaGTCAAGAGATCcttgaagaagatgataagTTTTCCAAATATATGTCACATCATTTAGGTAAAGGATTTACTGATACATACGATGTTATTGGTACAAATTCACAAGGATTGACAGAAGAAGATTGGAATTCTCATGGAACCAAAAAGAATATGACCGGCATTCAGCATGAAAAGGGTAGCAAAGAGAATAGTGCTTATATGGATTCGACGATACCGTCTAACGATTTTACTGCTAGAACGAAACATTATAGTGAACCTGAATtacaagatgatgaaagtaGTGATGATAGTTCACCggaattagatgatgaagatgatatgattattgatgatgaagatgatgatacagGTGAATATTCATTATGTAGAACTAGAAGTAAGGAGAATATTTACATGAGTTAA
- the RPC37 gene encoding DNA-directed RNA polymerase III subunit C37 (similar to Saccharomyces cerevisiae RPC37 (YKR025W); ancestral locus Anc_1.262), protein MIGTDNNKLFVTEEEDEGIPTPAAVKNEEVEDIDMQDFDNSNAPGYAQQYSNVDDEDEDEEDPIIESFPVNIAGNNESLYIFQYASKPKVVGKKPAEHPFINEARYKKKSSLWELDIPLDENSFFNSDKADGTWGKANIQTLKGVGVPNDGQYTAFVANGQIYLTPIKTVAQLRPFFNYIDASNQERKQEEHKQNASAHSQRAQVVTMSVKSANDQTHNRLTGSLLAHKVADEEESEALIWAENTYEQFKEDIIKETERTALKPLDTKEDYLTKLI, encoded by the coding sequence ATGATTGGtactgataataataaattgtttgttacagaagaagaagatgaaggtATTCCAACTCCAGCTGCTgtgaaaaatgaagaagtaGAAGACATAGATATGCAGGATTTCGATAATAGCAATGCGCCTGGATACGCTCAACAATACAGTAATgtagatgatgaagatgaagatgaagaggaTCCTATAATTGAAAGTTTCCCTGTAAATATTGCTGGAAACAATGAGAGTCTgtatattttccaatacGCAAGTAAACCCAAAGTTGTAGGTAAGAAGCCCGCAGAACATCCATTCATTAACGAAGCAAGatataagaagaaatcaagTCTATGGGAATTGGATATCCCATTAGATGAAAACTCTTTCTTTAATAGCGATAAAGCTGATGGTACATGGGGGAAGGCAAATATTCAAACTTTGAAAGGGGTTGGAGTTCCAAATGATGGTCAATATACAGCATTCGTGGCGAATGGTCAAATATATCTAACACCCATTAAGACTGTTGCTCAATTGAGAccattttttaattatatagaTGCATCTAATCAGGAGAGGAAGCAAGAAGAACATAAACAAAATGCTTCTGCACATTCTCAAAGAGCCCAAGTGGTCACCATGTCTGTGAAAAGCGCTAATGATCAAACACATAATAGATTAACAGGTTCTTTATTAGCTCATAAAGTTGCAGATGAGGAAGAAAGTGAAGCTTTAATATGGGCAGAAAATACCTACGAAcaattcaaagaagataTCATAAAGGAAACAGAAAGGACTGCATTGAAACCTTTAGATACTAAAGAAGATTATTTAACAAAATTAATATGA
- the GSH1 gene encoding glutamate--cysteine ligase (similar to Saccharomyces cerevisiae GSH1 (YJL101C); ancestral locus Anc_1.265) — translation MGLLAAGTPLQWLDSRKYNEFIKTQGIEQLLYVFQAASKRNNDPLLWGDELEYMMLDIDLESKNAMLDINHDSILHSFDNEDFPLCRINDVLFHPEYGRFMLEATPGKPYDGYMDEYIEFNMKNRRNLAKFKLDQFPTTKKKEKLVPISLTVFPRMGCEDFLNMENPWDHKNSVSRSLFLPDEVINRHARFPTLTGNIRIRRGEKVCINIPMFKDKFTPKFDDSIYERDWFTPEDQETLKASKPGFIYLDAMGFGMGSSCLQNTFQAPDIDKARYLYDSLCNFAPIFLAASAAAPAFKGWLADQDVRWNVISGAVDCRTPRERNVPPLLPKFNKDGLGGLDEVASKHVQKIPKSRYSCVDLYLGGNKFFNRTLNDTEVPINEKILKRLLENDKAPLDYDLAKHFAHLFIRDPISVFEESINQDNKTSTNHFENLQSTNWQSLRFKPPTQEAIPSNKNVPGWRVEFRPLEVQLTDFENAAYSTFIYLIVDCLLTFSDKINNYIPMSQIWDNMHTAHHRDAILNEKFYWKDSIDSLDFKSSKYSMNEIFHDSQMGIFATFINPILKHKGFIQSDWQELKSSKEHLRTYYYLKLISDRTSGKIPTIAKYIRNFIMNHPDYKHDSKVSKLINFDLIMACERITDFNNSRNEMAELFGKEITDYLLTNKLSYEK, via the coding sequence ATGGGGTTACTTGCTGCAGGAACACCATTACAATGGTTAGATTCAAggaaatataatgaattcattaaaacACAAGGGATAGAACAATTACTCTATGTCTTTCAAGCTGCCTCTAAACGTAATAACGATCCACTACTATGGGGTGATGAACTAGAATACATGATGTTAGATATTGATCTTGAAAGCAAAAACGCAATGCTAGACATCAATCATGATTCCATTTTACATTCATTcgataatgaagatttcCCATTATGTAGAATCAATGATGTCTTATTCCATCCTGAATATGGTAGATTCATGTTAGAAGCTACACCTGGGAAACCTTACGATGGATATATGgatgaatatattgaattcaatatgaaaaatagaagaaatttAGCTAAATTTAAATTGGATCAATTCCCAACCACcaaaaagaaggaaaaattagTACCAATTAGTTTGACTGTGTTTCCAAGAATGGGGTGTGAAGATTTCCTTAATATGGAAAACCCTTGGGATCATAAAAACTCCGTTTCGAGATCATTATTCTTACCTGATGAAGTCATTAATAGACATGCTAGATTTCCAACTTTGACTGGGAATATTAGAATAAGACGTGGTGAGAAAGTTTGCATTAACATACCAATGtttaaagataaatttACTCCTAAATTTGATGATTCCATTTATGAAAGAGATTGGTTTACTCCAGAAGATCAAGAAACTTTGAAGGCTTCTAAACCAGGTTTCATTTATTTAGATGCAATGGGGTTCGGTATGGGATCATCATGTTTACAAAATACTTTCCAAGCCCCCGATATTGATAAAGCTCGTTATTTGTATGATTCATTATGTAATTTCGCTCCAATTTTCTTGGCTGCATCAGCTGCTGCTCCTGCATTCAAAGGTTGGTTAGCTGATCAAGATGTTCGTTGGAATGTTATATCAGGTGCTGTGGATTGTCGTACCCCAAGAGAACGTAACGTACCACCATTATTACctaaatttaataaagatggTCTTGGTGGGTTGGATGAAGTTGCTTCGAAACATGTTCAGAAGATTCCAAAATCAAGATATAGTTGTGTGGATTTATATTTAGGtggtaataaattcttcaatagaaCTTTAAATGATACAGAAGTTccaattaatgaaaaaatattgaaacgtttattggaaaatgataaagCTCCATTAGATTATGATTTAGCCAAACATTTCGCACATTTATTCATTAGAGATCCAATCTCTGtctttgaagaaagtatcaatcaagataataagACTTCTACAAaccattttgaaaatttacaaaGTACAAATTGGCAAAGTTTAAGATTTAAACCTCCAACTCAAGAAGCTATACCAAGTAATAAGAATGTACCTGGTTGGAGAGTGGAATTTAGACCATTGGAAGTTCAATTGactgattttgaaaatgcTGCATATTCAACTTTCATCTATTTAATTGTAGATTGTCTTTTAACATTTTCTGATAAgattaataattatattcCAATGTCACAAATTTGGGACAATATGCATACTGCTCATCATAGGGATGCCATATTAAATGAGAAATTTTATTGGAAAGATTCCATAGATTCATTAGATTTTAAATCTTCTAAATACTCAATGAACGAAATCTTCCATGATTCGCAAATGGGTATTTTTGCTACATTTATAAATCCAATTCTAAAACATAAAGGTTTTATTCAAAGTGATTGGCAAGAATTAAAATCCTCTAAGGAACATTTAAGAACTTACTactatttgaaattgatttctGATAGAACTTCAGGTAAAATTCCAACCATTGCCAAATATATTCGTAATTTCATAATGAATCATCCAGATTATAAACATGATTCTAAAGTTAgtaaattgattaatttcGACCTTATAATGGCATGTGAAAGGATCACtgattttaataattcaagaaatgaaatggctgaattatttggtaaagaaattactgattatttattgactAACAAACTTtcatatgaaaaataa
- the BCH2 gene encoding Bch2p (similar to Saccharomyces cerevisiae CHS6 (YJL099W) and BCH2 (YKR027W); ancestral locus Anc_1.267), whose product MNFFKFKGLTSNDNDNNSNKSTITQAINPEAATTTTTTIGRSNEHVIIPSETDLSTKIFQLKNLNSDGKKSYTGTPNSDTKISRSIEFNNYLRVIERTFNSSLKSRAKLIYELILNDSVDIGPPDLIHMTTHDDYHNLNIGEYFHITGIDCSNELMPLSFLKLLNSSSLSSSSSTSNSATASSHIKHNTNDDISSYSCFNIFSKVDLRLNYKSESIYQINLIKYHEKITSLGNKKIEEQILQLNDEIWLECFVSNIIRSLIINNDKERQIPILIQYPVFQKNNENFLVETLCQFIPRFSECGWDSTKSAFPTIIHNYLTEALLIYLKLNPKLINHTLNHLKKLSDIMDPHNATYYKIISIAIMNQNGQMELQLINSIHNLLETLFHKLYSQSNKQSHSHISVQLINCITILLNYQTNFLLKKKDITTALQIAKYCTNLSSDSFYSWYNLANCYIHMKQYDLALIAINSLPFLPPTNIKKQLQSFQPSTYFKRPNSPTDDKDNLRFNLTPIQFNNITRSLKNLNLSEMQLKSLIFNRSIYTPQQSKLGEISKIWNKDCLDIGPIYGPDSNNLIDFISSNEFNSIKNTNNASLLLKRSMETRQSSFIYEKISHLLIKIINEIGWNELLQIRGRTFVMEREYNDNAPNREKEFKNKRVCQRWLDQIFMDLYEDLKISQEEVDNNTKRKYTPLEWQLLGLTMFRVWYLEQGISCLRTSLLKRTDPISCEKILQLYLERDYEMDSQSSSSSLLNEELLVELVVKKISYEARFYDTLQIFNMNVLFKLCEEFGIDAIRGRIITLPFIEEGILTLTDTMLNWIQESESTVTTNSLESKKVTI is encoded by the coding sequence atgaatttcttcaaattcaaaggGCTCACGTCAAATGACAATGAtaacaatagtaataaaTCCACTATAACACAAGCTATAAACCCCGAGGccgcaacaacaacaactacCACAATCGGGCGATCAAATGAACACGTTATAATACCGTCTGAAACTGATCTATCCACCAagatatttcaattgaaaaacttAAACTCAGATGGTAAGAAGTCATATACAGGTACCCCTAATTCCGACACGAAGATTAGTAGGAgcattgaatttaataactATTTAAGAGTTATTGAAAGAACATTCAATTCAAGCTTGAAATCTCGTGCTAAATTGATTTATgaattaatattgaatgaCTCTGTAGATATTGGACCTCCTGACTTAATCCATATGACCACTCATGATGATTATCATAATCTAAATATAGGTGAATATTTCCATATCACAGGGATAGATTGttctaatgaattgatGCCTTTATCGTTTcttaaattattgaattcttcttcattgtcatcatcatcctctACATCAAATTCCGCAACCGCATCCTCACATATAAAACACAATACTAACGATGAcatttcttcatattcatgctttaatatattctcaAAAGTCGATTTAAgattaaattataaatcTGAATCAATCTATCAAATCAATCTGATTAAATATCATGAAAAGATAACAAGTTTAGgtaacaaaaaaattgaagaacaaattctacaattaaatgatgaaatttggTTAGAATGTTTCGTtagtaatattattagatcattaataataaacaatgACAAAGAAAGACAAATTCCAATATTAATACAATACCCagtatttcaaaaaaataatgaaaatttccTAGTTGAAACATTATGTCAATTTATACCAAGATTTTCAGAATGTGGATGGGATTCCACTAAATCTGCCTTCCCCACTATCATTCACAATTATTTAACTGAAgcattattaatttatttgaaattaaatccaaaattaataaatcatactttaaatcatttaaagaaattaagtGACATCATGGATCCACATAACGCGACGtattataaaattataaGTATCGcaataatgaatcaaaatGGTCAAATGGAATTAcaattaatcaattcaattcaCAATCTTTTAGAAACTTTATTCcataaattatattctcAATCAAATAAGCAATCACATTCACATATATCAGttcaattgattaattgtattacaatattattaaactATCAAACTAATTTCTtactaaagaaaaaagatattacGACAGCACTACAAATAGCGAAATATTGTACAAACCTATCTTCAGATTCATTTTATTCATGGTATAATTTAGCAAATTGTTACATACATATGAAACAATATGATCTAGCTTTAATTGCAATAAACTCATTACCATTCTTACCACCCACAAAcataaagaaacaattacAATCATTCCAACCTTCCACTTATTTCAAAAGACCAAACTCACCCACAGATGACAAGGACAACCTTAGATTTAATTTGACaccaattcaattcaataatataacaagatctttaaaaaatttaaatttatctGAAATGcaattaaaatcattaatatttaataGGTCCATATATACACCACAACAATCAAAATTAGGtgaaatttccaaaatttggaataaagATTGTCTTGACATTGGTCCCATATATGGTCCAGATTCCAACAACTTAATCGATTTCATCTCTTccaatgaattcaattcaatcaaAAATACAAACAACGCATCGCTTCTATTGAAGAGAAGTATGGAGACAAGACAATCTAGTTTCATATATGAGAAAATCTCACATTTATTAATCAAGATAATCAATGAAATCGGCTGGAATGAACTATTACAAATTAGAGGTAGAACTTTCGTCATGGAAAgagaatataatgataacgCTCCGAATAGAGAGAAAGAATTTAAGAATAAGAGAGTTTGTCAACGGTGGTTAGATCAAATATTCATGGATTTATATGaggatttgaaaatttctcAAGAGGAAGTAGATAACAACAcgaaaaggaaatataCTCCATTGGAATGGCAATTGTTGGGGTTGACTATGTTCAGAGTTTGGTATTTGGAACAAGGAATTTCATGTCTAAGAACTAgtcttttgaaaagaacAGATCCAATTAGTTGTgagaaaatattacaaCTATATTTAGAACGAGATTATGAAATGGATTCACAGTCCTCCTCCTCGTCATTATTGAATGAGGAATTATTGGTGGAGTTAGtagtgaaaaaaatatcatacGAGGCAAGATTTTATGATACTTTACAAATCTTTAATATGAACgttttatttaaattatgTGAAGAATTTGGAATTGATGCAATAAGAGGTAGGATCATAACATTACCTTTCATTGAAGAAGGTATATTAACACTTACAGATACCATGTTGAACTGGATTCAAGAATCAGAAAGCACCGTTACAACAAATAGTCTAGAATCGAAAAAAGTTACcatataa